ggaggaaccaggtacaaaattatctatatccacagtaaaacgagtcctatatctacacaacctgaaaggccgctcagcaaggaaaaagccacgggtacaaaaccaccattaaaaaagccagactaaggtttgcaactgcacatgggacaaagatcgtactttttggagaaatgtcctctggtctgatgaaacaaaaatagtgccataatggccataatgaccattgttatgtttggaggacaaaggtgggaggcttgcaagccgaacaacaccatcccaaccgtgaagcacggtggtggcagcatcatgttgtgggggtgctttgctgcaggaggaactagtgcacttcacaaaatcatCATGATggggaaaattacgtggatatattgaaacaacatctcaagacatcagttaaagcttggtcgcaaatgggtcttccaaatggacaatgacaccaagcatacctcctaagttgtggcaaaatggtttaaggacaacaaagtcaaggtattggagtggccatcacaaagcccttgacctcaatcctgtagcaaatgtgtgggcagaactgaaaaagcatgtgcgagcaaggaggcctacaaacctgactcagttacaccagctctgttagggggaatggggcaaaattcacccaacttattgtgggaagcttgtggaaggctacctgaaacgttttaaccaagttaaacaagttaaagacaatgctaccaaatactaattgagtgtatgtaaacttctgacccactggaaatgtgatgaaaaaaatcaaagctgaaataaattactctactattattctgacatttcacattcttaaaataaagtggtgatcctaactgacctgagacagggaatatttactaggattaaatgtcaggaattgcgaaaaactgagtttaaatgtatttagctaaggtatatgtaaacttccggcttcaactgtatattttcaAAAGTTTCAgaacctgcttttgctttgtcgtggggtattgtgtgtagattgatgtggaaaACAATTtatttaatcgattttagaataaggctgtaacctaacaaaatgtgggaaaagtcaaggggtctgaatactttccgagtgtACTATAAGTGTGGTGAAAAAAAAGTCTCATTTAGATGAGATACAGAAGACACATCTTGTCTGGTAGAACATCAGAGTGGGTATAGATTTCAGTTTGATGAGTTTACCGTAACATCCTGTTTTTCCTTTGAACTCAATCATGGGGGTACTATTGTTGTCCACCTGGAGAAAATGTGAGATGTCACTTCTTCAAGAAATATAGTTGGTTTCCTGTTGAATGCAGTTGAGTCGTTCCACCAATTGGGTACCTTTTGAGAAGTGGAACTTGGTAAAGAAAAGAACATTTGATTTCATCTCATTTTAATATTGTCATTAAGAGCACATGTTcctaaaaaacatgttttcccatctcttgaggttaaattaaaaaaaaaatctcgaTAGTAATTGCCTATAAGTGCCAAATATAGTAACAgtgttgactgtaacagggttgacgatttcatcttaaatcagccatacatccccttgtgacagaggggattaaagcttgttgtgtgcaacagggagttcaattgaatgcaagcttaaCCAAAAATGCCATTCAATCATTGGTGCAGTCATCTGTTTAGGGCTGAGTGGTGCTTTATGGCTCTCCTAAGACAGACAAGGGCTTACGTCTCTTACATGACAGCGAAGGGAAACCACAGGAGACAAAGACAGGAATCGAATCTATAACAAAGCTGGGTCGTTCCACAAAAAGAGTGCCTTTTgtgtccctttgatattttaagagACATTGGTGCACCAACATTTTAGAGCAAAATATATTATTTTCTCTAAAATGTAATACCAAAAGGCTTCCCTTCCTCTTTTAGAGCTCTCTGCACAGATCTCCTGAAAATGATCTTCTAACAAAGATTCTGTGAATAAGGTCAAATCAATATAGAGTTCTCACCTGAAGTACATGCCTTTGAAGTGTTGATGCAGGGAGAGCACCTGAGGGGACTGGCTACTGTTAGATGTATGCCTCATAGGGGAGCAGCTGCAATAGGAGGGATCTAGATTCCCCCTGAATAGACATTCTAGTCGCTCACCTCTTGCAGGTTGACAAGAATAGAGGTATGGACACGAAATGATCAGTTTGTACAGGTGACTGCAGCTTATGATTGGTAAGACAGAGGTATTGTATTGGAACATACTTTATATTAAATggtactacagacactacacagCGTTACATGCTTCTAAAACCCTGATTATCCTTTTCCATATTCACTGCTATGATTTAGAAATACTCATCATGATGGGATGAGAAAACAAGCACACTTAACACATAACACAATAAGCATTCAATTATTTAAGAAAACCACATTACAGTGACAGTTCACCACCTCTAAAATGTCAATGGAATTCCTGATGTGGAGTGGGTGATGTGTGCTTAGAGAGCTCTCTACTGGCCAGAGTGTGGAACTGAGCACATGGTTGCCAGATGTGTCGGGAAGAAGCAGCAGCCTCTGACAGATGTTCTCCAAAAGGATTCTCTGCGTCTCCCACCTGTTCCTCATCTTTAACAAGGGTTTCACTAATGGCAGATTTATTTGGTTCCCTCACTCACTATCCCTTTGGAAATGTGTGTCTCCTTTGTTAACTGTAAGAactaatagtgtgtgtgtgtgtgtgtgtgtgtgtgtgtgtgtgtgtgtgtgtgtgtgtgtgtgtgtgcatgtgctccTCTCTGCAGGTCACTACCAGCATTGATCAGTCCAGCCTCTGTGAGAGAAACGCCACAGCTGGTCTCAGTACTCAGGGTAAGGAAGGCTTAATCACTATCGCTACAGCCACCACgactttgactgtgtgtgtgaacagGCTGGTGTATCTCACCCATAGGGTTGAGCCATGTTTGATATCTATGCCTGTACTATAATTTGGTGCAGCTGATGCTTGTGCTCTCCTGTGTCTTGTCCCAGGCTCGGTGGACAGTGCCTCTCTAATGGTATCAGAGGAGGTAGCAGAAATTCCAGACCACAGTTGCTCCTCAGAGGATCTTTGTTCCCTGGAGGTGCAGGGCTCTGACTCCTCTCCCTATGGCACGCTGCACACCGCCCCCACTGATGGCAGCTCCATCAGTTTAGAGTTCAGTGCCCGCTTCTCCCACCGCCACCGCGGCCTGGCCCGGGTCGACTACACTGGCTACAGCGAGTCCTCCCACACCCAGGACTCCATTCCCCGCTCTCCAGACTGGTCCATAGAGAATGTCAACATACTGGAGCACGAGGAGCCCAAGGGAGGAGTAAAGCTACACGCAAACCTCAGAGAACGAGCCAGTAGGAGGCAACTGATTCTTCCTGTCCctcctactcctccctccctgccctctgcctccccctctgcaGCCGCAGCCACAGCCTCTGTAGAGGTAGCCACAGCAGCCCAGAGCCTCGCTGCCTGCCCCTCCACGTCCCCCCCTTCCCGGCCCCGTGGCTCCCGGCTGTGCTTCAGTGTGTGgtccccatcctcctcttcctcctgcccGGCCTCGCAGCCCCCTTCTACCTCAGCGCCTGCAGAGCGACCCCGCATGCTCCGGTCTGGCAGGAGGTATCGCAAGCTGGCTCGCATCGTACGCTCCACCAGCGACCCCATCTCCTGTACCTCCATATCTGGAAGTACGTGAGTTGTTCCTGTGTCGGCACGGCATTGTTCCCCAAGTGTTGTTTAGGAAAGATCCGGTCATTACTGTTGAGATGAACCGGGTTAATCAGACCACATAGGCAGCTAGCATCACTTCATTTGGTGAAATGCAAATAATATACTTTAGCATAAGTACTTGTTCACCATAAGGCTaacatctccctctgcaggtGATAGCTGTGGCTGCCCCTCTGCAAGCAACCCTCCTCCTGAAGATTCTCCTCAGACTTCACCAGAGCAAGGTAACACCCACCCCACCAGAGCCTTTTACCACCTCTCTACTATGTACGCCTTTCACATCTCCCCACCAGATCACTCCCCACCTAACCTGGCAgtctacacatacagtacctctGGCGAAAACACCCATTTAGACCAGCGACTCGTAGGTGAAAATAGCATTCACCTACAGAATGTGCAAATGTGTTGAATATGTTGAGTCCCGCCTGATTGGATGTTGTATGTTtgtgttggtgtttgtgtgttCAGAGTCTACAGAGGTGGCAGCTCCTCCCCACGCCGCTGCCAAAGTCAGCACCCGCAGTGGTAGGAAgcagaaggaggggaggaaagtgGACATCCGCCTCAAACCGCGAGCCCTGCACACGGTCTCCAACGAGCGCCCACACTCTCTGGCTGACCTCAAGACGTATAAAGACACCAAAATCCTGGTGGCCAAATTCCTGGAGCACTCCAGCTGCAGTCTACCTCCAGAGGTCCAGCAGGTGGTCAACAGCATCAAGTATGTCATCAAGTCTGACGAGAGACACATGGAGGAAGCTATATTCAGTGCCAATGTCATAGATCAGGTACGTCTATCAATGAGCATGAGTATGAATGCATATGAAAAAAAGCTGGTCTGATAACTTAATGAAACCATTGTTGGATCATTCTGGGCTAAACTGTTGGTCTGTTGGTCAGGTGATGACACAGTCACAACGCATCATCGGCAGCCCAAGGAAGCGTGCCCATGAAGACCTGCACCTCCAAAGCTGTGGGGCCTTGAGTTCCCCTTTCTCATCCCTGCGGCGTCCACCTACAGCACCAGGGCCTCCCAACCCCCCTGCTCCCCTGgactcctctccctcaccctctgaACGCACTCAAAGCCTTTTGTGTAGAGAGACCATCCTTTGACCGCACTCCCTCCCCACCAAGGACTCAACCCCTATCTCTATCTCATAGTGCCCTGTGAGACTGTGCCAAGACATTAGCAGTAACAAA
This sequence is a window from Oncorhynchus keta strain PuntledgeMale-10-30-2019 chromosome 14, Oket_V2, whole genome shotgun sequence. Protein-coding genes within it:
- the LOC118394151 gene encoding protein ENTREP2, coding for MPVQAMPRGRSLSPASLSRSLSRLREFRTRTRIMLSLGVSQMVLGSLILAVSFAALALTTSPRVRHSCPFWAGFSVLLSGLIGVVSWKRPLSLVITFFMLLSAVCVMLNLAGSILSCQNAQLVNSLEDCQLIKFDSDGVCVCCELQHQSSSCNNLGETLKLNPLSDCDTIRQHLKELLFSVCALNVISTIVCALATAMCCMQMVSTDVLQIFMPHRARALSADCMTPHGTILHQTLDFDEFIPPIPPPPYYPPEYTCTPVMDGQRSLHLDFPHSPFSAIYGVPINSPGTLYPSELPPSYESVVGLGMGQTHASQVTTSIDQSSLCERNATAGLSTQGSVDSASLMVSEEVAEIPDHSCSSEDLCSLEVQGSDSSPYGTLHTAPTDGSSISLEFSARFSHRHRGLARVDYTGYSESSHTQDSIPRSPDWSIENVNILEHEEPKGGVKLHANLRERASRRQLILPVPPTPPSLPSASPSAAAATASVEVATAAQSLAACPSTSPPSRPRGSRLCFSVWSPSSSSSCPASQPPSTSAPAERPRMLRSGRRYRKLARIVRSTSDPISCTSISGSDSCGCPSASNPPPEDSPQTSPEQESTEVAAPPHAAAKVSTRSGRKQKEGRKVDIRLKPRALHTVSNERPHSLADLKTYKDTKILVAKFLEHSSCSLPPEVQQVVNSIKYVIKSDERHMEEAIFSANVIDQVMTQSQRIIGSPRKRAHEDLHLQSCGALSSPFSSLRRPPTAPGPPNPPAPLDSSPSPSERTQSLLCRETIL